Genomic DNA from Carassius gibelio isolate Cgi1373 ecotype wild population from Czech Republic chromosome B14, carGib1.2-hapl.c, whole genome shotgun sequence:
GGCCGTGACAAAGTTTAGTTTCGCCATGGAAAGGGAAGTTGTTGCAAAGGGAAGTTGTTGCAAATATAATGtctgatctgccccaaacttcacatgtttggtaagagtcctggcctgaacgcatctgaaggccaatattcatGGGCGTTTTCAGCAGAGCGCCTGGCATTTTCAGCTGGCTAAAAACGCTTTGGTGGACACAGGGCCTAATGGTCATAGCGCCACCAGCTGGCAGTAGGAAGTTTGCCACAAATAAAAGACTTTGACATATTTCTCAtaagttatgtatatatatagttatatatttacaaaattacatAGTTAAATGTTTACTTCCATTAGATTGCTTTCCAAGTCCAGGTGCATCACCAAGCACTTCTGAAAAAAGACATTGCTAAACATTTTCCCTCAGAAATGGATCGCAGTCACGCTCAGTTTACAAAAGGAAACAGCTTCCGGTTCGAGACATTAGTATTATGGGTGTTAGTTGTGTTAGGTGGGGCTGAAGTGCAGAGGTAGAATTTAAGGGTTCTTTGAAAGCCCTGCGGAAAAGCTCCTCCGTAAACCTCCACCATGTGTTTGTCCTCTACCCTCTAAATACCGCCTTTACTCGGCAACCGGCATTTATCCCCACAGCCAGGGCCTTACAAAAGCCATTCCTGGATCTGTCTCACGCTGGGACATACTCGCTCCCTCTCTCATTCGCCTCGTCTTCCCACACCAAGCCCATTTAAAAGCTCATCGAGCTCCTGCTGTGCAAATTCACCAtcgaaattgctttttttttttttttgaaaatcattcTGTTTGTGTGCTGTAAAATGAGTTTGGGTAAATGTATAGATATGTTTTCTGGAAAGTGAGCAATGTGAGTACGCCACAAACCTGCAGGGCAAATATAACATTTGTACAAACAACAGTCTATTTTATGCcctgttaagattttttttaatcacgtGATAAAACTTGAGAAAACCTTGAGAGTTGCCCAGTTCAGATGACCACAAGAGGGCGCCAAAGATTTCGCCATTTTCtcctgtttttatatattttttagctcTTTGTCTGAAATCAGCTGTGGAAAAAAGGGAAAAGTAATTTAACATCaatcaacaacaaaacatttgtatTCATGACAATAGAATAATAACTAGTTTGGCacacaaataaaatgacatttcagtAAACAATATGCATCTTACAACAAATTGTCTCCTATTTTTTCAAAgtatataatgcaaaatataaacagTATTTTATATAACTAAAGTATATAACTATAATACTAAAAACTATTAGAGGATTAACAAGCAAGACGctacaaataaaatatcattcctaaaaacaacagcatttaccattctttgtgtgtgtgtgtgtgtgtgtgagtgtgtgtttgcaaaTCGGAACACTAACATATTACCTGTTACACTGACAGCATGAAAGTTACAGtgaattcaattaaatattaaGACTAAAATATAACAATTGGTGTCAGtgacaaattaaacatttaaacaaacatcAGATTTTCCACATTTCTGGCTATGTTCAGAACAGAAtactacatttattaaatatatgtaaaataacatATAATGCATCTAATTTTAGATAGTGGGATACACTGTTGACACATGACTTCATGAAATGACTCACTTAGTACAGTGtgctttattatttattgcaCATTTCAACAAATGGTGTCGGCCATCTGGAGTCTGGACATTAGACCTTATGCACAGTTTGCAcatctgtttaaaagtttggggtcagtaaaaagtgttttaatgaaattcatggttttatttaacaaggatgcattaaactgattaacaGTTCAATTgatgacagttaagacatttacaaaacaacattacaaacatttctattttgaataaatgctgttattttgaggaaaaaatgttacccaactgtttttaacattaataattgataatttcttgagcagcaaatcagcatattagaatgatttctgaatgatcatgtgacactggagtaattatgttaaaaaaactgctttgcatcacaataaattacatttttaaatacattacaatagAAAAGTCATTctgaattataaaaatatttcactatattattgtttttagagtatttttgatcaaataaatgcagcattgtacacttaaaaaaaaaaaaaactcaaaaagtcaccccaaacttttgacaaaAGTACATTCGGCAGAAAAGGTAGTATGCTATTCTGAACAACACCACTTTATCTTTGTCTGGGAGGCATGAACTGTTTTTGTACAATGCACAAACCATTTAAATTGAAACTATATTTGCACACATATTTGTGATGGTCTGCATCAGTCGCTCTGTGAAGCTGAAAGCTAACAGGCCTTCGGTCAGATGTTTATTCATCAGGTTTGAGGTGGAGGTGTTGGAGGGTGCGATGGAGGTTGTAGTTCACTAGTGATCTCCCTCTGGAGTCCTACAGGATACGAGTGGGGAATCTGTCTCGTCATGTTCCTTCTCTTGGCTTTGCGTTGGCGGTTCTGTCCAGCAGGTTTGACCCGATCACTAAGAGTGTCCGAGGACTCGTCGATGTACGCCAGGTTCTCACCAAAGAAGTCCAGAAGGGAGGGACGAGGTGGACTGCAACTGTCAACCACGACGACAGGAACATCCCTCCGACTCTCTGATCTAAGAGACCCTTCAGCTCTAGACTCCACGTCCGCTGAGTTACGGGAATTTGATTCATTTTCATATTCCGACCAGGATTCCGAAGGTGTCTCGGATCCCGTTCCAGATTCTGAAGGGGACCTGGAAATGGCTCTGGATACGGGTCTTGATGGTGGATTCAGCTCTAATCTTGAGACGGATCTTGACGCTGGTCCGACTGTCTGCCTCGATCCTGGTCTCACCTCATACGCCTCATCTAACCTACACCACGACCTGGACCGGGACAGTGCTTCAGACCTGATATCAGACCCTGGGGTGTACTTGCACACAGGCCATCCGAGAATCAGGTGTCCGTTCTCTCGGATGACATCTGCATCGAGGGAGATCCCATGAGCCAATCTTGGGAGGCGATGACGGCGGTGACGCTTCCGTCTACGTCGCCGCTGGAGCTGAAAGGGGTCATTGAGATCCAGTGGCACGGGAATACGGAAGTCCATGGACATGTTCTGGATGTTCTGAGTCCAGTCTGTTGCATGGGCTCTCAGCTCCTCCAtctaaaagaaaaacacagtaccattaaaaaaaagaaaaaacgtatGGGAAGATCTTATAAGAATTAGTGTTTTATTGCAATACAAGCAGTCAAAATCTGGTT
This window encodes:
- the kcnk4a gene encoding potassium channel subfamily K member 4, with translation MRYTTLLTILAAVLLYLVLGALVFGWLESSREEWAHHELLTSRITFLQNHSCVTPYSLRAFTEKVVDAIEAGVDARSTLNYTSRWDPSNAFFFCGTIITTIGFGNVSPKTKGGQLFCIFYALVGIPMFGILLAGVGDHLGTLLRRAVAKIEPLFLRKGVKPTSVRVISAVFSILIGCIVFIAVPTMVFQEVESWSLLEAVYFVVITLTTVGFGDYVAENRRDGTPLYKPLVWLWIVFGLAYFASILTMVGNWLRVLSKKTRAEMEELRAHATDWTQNIQNMSMDFRIPVPLDLNDPFQLQRRRRRKRHRRHRLPRLAHGISLDADVIRENGHLILGWPVCKYTPGSDIRSEALSRSRSWCRLDEAYEVRPGSRQTVGPASRSVSRLELNPPSRPVSRAISRSPSESGTGSETPSESWSEYENESNSRNSADVESRAEGSLRSESRRDVPVVVVDSCSPPRPSLLDFFGENLAYIDESSDTLSDRVKPAGQNRQRKAKRRNMTRQIPHSYPVGLQREITSELQPPSHPPTPPPQT